Within the Candidatus Baltobacteraceae bacterium genome, the region CATATTCCGTAGTGTCGCACGAACGGTGACGATACGTCCAATAGATTATTTGACTTAGAATGATAAGCTGTACGTATCATGGAGTTGCGCCAGCTTCGGTACTTCGCGGCGGCCGCGCGCCACGCGCACTTCACGCGCGCGGCCGAAGAGCTCGGGATCGCCCAGCCCGCGCTCTCGCAGGCGATCGCCTCGCTCGAGCGGGAGCTCGGCGTGCGCCTCCTCGAGCGCACCAACCGGCGGGTGAGCCTGACGCCCGCGGGCAGCGCGTTTCTGACGCGGGCTTCGCGCATCGTCGCCGAAGTGGAAACGGCCGCGCAAGAAATGAGCGCCTACGCCGGCGGCCTGCGCGGGCGAGTCGTGCTGGGAACGAATCAATCGCTCGCAGAGTATACGCTGCCGAAAATTCTCGGCCGCTTTCACGCGCGCTATCCGGGGGTCGAGGTCGCGCTGCGCGAGAGTCTGGCACCCGAAATGATCGCCGGCCTGCGCGACGCGACGATGGATTTGGCCATCGGCGACATGGGTGAGACCGGCGCCGGCGCGCTGCGCGATATGCGTTTCGAAAAACTCTACACCGACGAACTGGCCATCGCGGTCGCGACGAACCACCCGCTAGCCGAGCGCAAGCGCGTCGAAATCGCGGAACTGCGTGCCGAGCCGTTCATCGTCTTTCGGCCGGGCTCGGCGCTCACGCGGACGCTGCATCGCCTCACCCGTGAAGCCGGCTTCGACCCGCGGGTCGCGTTCGAGAGTTCCGACTCGATCACGGTGCGGGCGCTCGTGGCCGAAGGATTGGGCGTCACGCTCTTCCCTCGCTCCATCGCGCGCCCGGCCGGGCCGAAGATCGCGATGCTCTCGCTGCGCCCGAAGCTCGTGCGCACGATCTCGCTGGTTCGCCGCAAAGTCTCGCACGGACCAGCGGTATCGATGTTCGTTGACTTCGTCCGCGATCAGTTGCTTGAATAAAGGACGCATGAGCAAGGCTGCTTCGATCGCATCGATCTCACAAACGGTCGTGGGGTGCACGCGCTGCCCCG harbors:
- a CDS encoding LysR family transcriptional regulator — encoded protein: MELRQLRYFAAAARHAHFTRAAEELGIAQPALSQAIASLERELGVRLLERTNRRVSLTPAGSAFLTRASRIVAEVETAAQEMSAYAGGLRGRVVLGTNQSLAEYTLPKILGRFHARYPGVEVALRESLAPEMIAGLRDATMDLAIGDMGETGAGALRDMRFEKLYTDELAIAVATNHPLAERKRVEIAELRAEPFIVFRPGSALTRTLHRLTREAGFDPRVAFESSDSITVRALVAEGLGVTLFPRSIARPAGPKIAMLSLRPKLVRTISLVRRKVSHGPAVSMFVDFVRDQLLE